In Ptiloglossa arizonensis isolate GNS036 chromosome 6, iyPtiAriz1_principal, whole genome shotgun sequence, a single window of DNA contains:
- the LOC143148220 gene encoding rho guanine nucleotide exchange factor 10-like protein isoform X2: MASSLGGPGMASGVPTPRRVNLEFPPPPPYPPPHSQMPCTGLADPATVASPMTSSSHQHPLQDYSYAYYEPGPSRLHGAYPAEVSLNRVQQQQQQPLRPEPFKRHTYMTRYGTEENIYEEISEIKQCHRALHGSRRSLVAEEVRRVQSRHRRVLGELNLSVEAMLMPTVADNNDEDEPQDQRGASTEELLSSVSPTDDLLSPVGCDMDSGFSGSSSASYRSGLGSLRRGMGKTSTPELVGGQRKTKAAMIWKKGWKGWKKLHSFGSNSNKTDEPRSRCRSWDDVGPTKMETVGQTHRQHHPSLEATRSNTSTQSARSEDSWCSASDHDLSSDDESEKSNISIKSNCQLRNTLHKARTLCDKWRSQNIRMNNTDPLDSPGNHGRLSRWFSIRRGSTQQYDVDSSDTVSLTSPIKAPQMPQLCEIEEENSSAMVQFQCMQQRRQTPPALPPTPPNLTPQQLKRRHIVAAIVHSENSYMSTLHRLVNDYKTPLEESSPPILSQAKIATLFHRLPEILQCHEIFRIALGECVRSWDKNEKLGDVFVASFSKAIVLDIYSGFINNFSVAMDLAKQESKRKTALADFFKVKQISAHDRLSFFGLMVKPVQRFPQFILFLQDLLKHTPQGHHDRMSLQLALTQLESLAEMLNERKREAEQFQAFKEMLRHVSGKLSHRPLSSSSRYLIREDNVTQLEFNQNGMITKSKRRRLLLLNDLVVCVSVTPRSAEDFSGSERLTLKWTYPVSDIEIQDTSTSPTLSRLLTAGLNKGGSLKSDKSGECGQAGADNLCVEMNDLMHDYEVMSRISDLVAQLKGKYEGMTLEKTKQILQSIQLSIQQKDEDMVWADSCCLQLVTKQGQMYTFQTENPLVKKDWITELRLAQLALDPNNSPSWEVPEQEQRPSTKIPLFVSSQQVYHSQHQTEVRCGCYYTTQNPRPTRRRGRSQSYLWICTGDGISSHVTVFGQSTIASATSLKQITAFDLVETRVGAIEFVKGTSSDPLSLAGDVVWMGTDSRKIIIYAASEPEKQEELGNYSVSGPVIQIKYHCDNVFVALGIGLLLLFRRQLDGTWNLRDPFVISLGSEPVSCLMPINASVYAACGKKVWVLNGVTGDITKSFSAQHEHVGSVKLMAHSGVGLWVALKNSSTVCLYHTETFKHLQDINIASNVLRVTRSNNASNSCGDNLNNNHTTVTVTALLACKGLLWVGTNVGISLTIPLPRLEGVPIISGRVNISYHAHFGPITFLLAIQNPKNSINCVTDEINDEDSVQLRTKETENRSSRDRASLDSSMSSSIVKLKQQLAGSPVMLRRKRSKEYEYRGSKTLPRGLGSGGGFLSSSMSGSQSSGENCDVYGLYGELMYVKDYENENSSGIDPIYESLRRSDPELAAIPNKVSTLDRRLKMKITRPRSLDLSNWSVDSHASSLYTSSGSEENLSLKTGKLSRNSSTASRNGPYDTTTANSSMVQSVTETIPPTSNMKPNGKKINKTLQQIEQPKRTVLTLMGGRGYINWRQLNAQSATDKASKSGYTFKDPNSNDAHIVLWEMKL, encoded by the exons ACAATGCCATCGAGCGTTGCACGGCTCGAGGAGGTCCCTGGTGGCGGAGGAAGTCCGTCGAGTCCAGTCACGGCATCGCCGGGTACTGGGGGAATTAAACCTGAGCGTGGAGGCGATGTTGATGCCGACCGTAGCCGATAATAACGACGAGGATGAGCCCCAGGATCAACGCGGAGCGTCCACGGAGGAGCTGTTATCTTCGGTCAGTCCCACTGACGACCTCCTTTCGCCTGTTGGCTGTGACATGGACAGTGGCTTCAGTGGAAGCTCCAGTGCAAGTTACAG GTCCGGACTAGGGTCCTTGAGACGAGGAATGGGTAAAACCAGTACGCCGGAATTGGTGGGTGGTCAGCGTAAGACGAAGGCCGCCATGATCTGGAAAAAGGGCTGGAAAGGCTGGAAAAAACTGCATTCGTTCGGAAGCAACAGCAACAAGACTG ATGAACCACGTTCAAGGTGCAGATCATGGGATGACGTAGGACCGACGAAAATGGAAACTGTCGGCCAAACGCACAGACAGCACCACCCTTCCCTGGAAGCGACCAGGTCCAACACCTCGACGCAGTCAGCCAGAAGCGAGGATTCCTGGTGCTCCGCGTCGGACCATGACCTCTCCTCGGACGACGAAAGCGAGAAGAGTAATATCAGTATTAA AAGTAATTGCCAATTGAGGAACACGTTGCACAAGGCGAGGACGCTCTGCGACAAGTGGAGGTCGCAGAATATACGTATGAACAATACCGATCCGTTGGACTCGCCTGGAAACCATGGAAGACTCTCGAGATGGTTCAGCATTCGGCGAGGATCGACACAGCAATACGATGTGGATTCTTCGGACACGGTGTCTCTCACGAGCCCGATCAAGGCGCCTCAGATGCCGCAGCTTTGCGAA ATTGAAGAGGAGAACAGTAGTGCGATGGTGCAGTTCCAGTGCATGCAACAACGCAGACAGACTCCGCCTGCTCTACCACCGACACCGCCGAATTTAACCCCGCAGCAGTTGAAACGTCGACACATAGTAGCTGCTATAGTACACTCTGAGAACAGTTACATGTCAACGTTACACAGGCTAGTGAAC GATTACAAGACACCATTGGAGGAATCCTCGCCGCCCATACTGAGCCAGGCGAAAATAGCGACGTTGTTTCATAGATTGCCGGAGATACTGCAATGCCACGAGATATTTAGAATCGCGTTGGGGGAATGCGTGCGTTCTTGGGATAAAAACGAGAAGCTGGGGGACGTGTTCGTGGCCAGCTTCAGCAAAGCCATCGTTCTCGACATTTACAGCggctttataaataatttttcggtAGCCATGGACTTGGCTAAACAGGAGTCGAAACGAAAGACCGCGCTTGCCGACTTTTTCAAG GTTAAACAAATCAGCGCGCACGACAGACTATCCTTTTTCGGATTGATGGTGAAACCCGTACAGAGGTTTCCGCAGttcatattatttttacaa GACTTATTGAAGCACACCCCGCAAGGACATCACGATAGAATGTCATTACAATTAGCGCTGACCCAATTGGAAAGTTTGGCGGAAATGTTGAACGAGAGGAAACGCGAGGCAGAGCAGTTCCAAGCGTTCAAAGAAATGTTACGACACGTGTCCGGAAAATTATCTCATCGTCCTCTTTCGTCTTCGTCGAGGTATCTCATTAGAGAGGATAACGTGACGCAGTTG GAATTTAATCAAAATGGAATGATAACAAAATCGAAAAGACGAAGATTACTGCTACTGAATGATCTCGTAGTGTGCGTTTCGGTAACACCAAGGTCCGCGGAAGACTTCAGCGGTAGCGAAAGACTTACTTTGAAATGGACATATCCTGTATCAGATATCGAG ATTCAGGATACAAGTACCTCACCAACGCTAAGCCGTTTATTAACCGCTGGTCTGAACAAAGGTGGCAGCTTGAAATCTGATAAAAGCGGAGAATGTGGACAAGCGGGTGCAGACAATCTCTGTGTAGAAATGAACGATCTTATGCACGACTACGAGGTAATGTCCAGGATAAGCGATTTAGTTGCACAACTGAAGGGTAAATACGAG GGGATGACGCTCGAAAAGACTAAGCAAATTTTACAATCCATACAACTATCGATACAACAAAAGGACGAGGACATGGTTTGGGCCGACAGCTGCTGCTTACAGTTGGTAACGAAACAAGGTCAGATGTACACGTTCCAAACCGAGAATCCCCTGGTGAAGAAAGACTGGATAACTGAGCTTAGGCTAGCGCAACTGGCGCTGGATCCGAACAATTCTCCCTCTTGGGAAGTACCTGAACAAGAACAAAGACCATCCACCAAGATACCGCTTTTTGTTAGCTCGCAACAGGTGTATCATTCGCAACATCAGACAGAA GTACGTTGCGGCTGTTATTATACCACGCAGAATCCACGCCCCACCAGGCGCCGCGGCAGAAGTCAAAGTTACTTATGGATATGTACAGGGGACGGTATATCCAGTCACGTGACAGTATTCGGTCAGTCAACAATAGCTTCCGCGACTTCCTTAAAGCAGATCACAGCTTTCGACCTAGTAGAAACCAGAGTGGGTGCTATAGAGTTTGTGAAGGGCACCTCTTCCGATCCGTTATCTTTAGCGGGTGATGTTGTATGGATGGGTACAGATTCCCGTAAGATCATCATCTACGCCGCCTCGGAACCTGAGAAACAAGAAGAATTAGGCAACTATTCCGTGTCGGGACCGGTGATACAAATCAAGTACCACTGCGATAATGTTTTCGTTGCTTTGGGTATCGGGTTGCTTCTCCTGTTCAGAAGGCAATTAGACGGCACGTGGAACCTCAGAGATCCATTTGTGATATCCTTGGGCAGTGAACCGGTGTCTTGTCTGATGCCGATCAACGCGTCTGTCTATGCAGCCTGCGGGAAGAAGGTTTGGGTACTTAATGGGGTAACTGGTGACATCACGAAAAGTTTCAGCGCACAGCACGAGCACGTGGGTAGCGTGAAGCTTATGGCGCACTCTGGAGTGGGTCTCTGGGTTGCTTTGAAGAATTCGAGCACCGTCTGTTTATACCACACAGAGACATTCAAACACCTGCAGGACATCAACATCGCGTCTAATGTGTTAAGAGTGACCAGATCGAACAACGCCTCGAACTCCTGCGGCGACAACTTGAATAACAATCACACTACTGTCACGGTGACAGCGTTGTTAGCATGCAAAGGCCTTCTCTGGGTCGGCACCAACGTTGGCATCAGCCTGACGATTCCCCTACCGCGATTGGAGGGTGTGCCAATCATCAGCGGCCGCGTTAACATCTCCTATCACGCGCATTTCGGTCCTATCACCTTCTTGCTGGCTATTCAGAAcccgaagaactcgataaactgCGTCACCGACGAAATTAACGACGAGGATAGCGTACAACTgagaacgaaagaaaccgagaacagGAGTAGCAGGGATAGGGCGAGCTTGGACTCGTCGATGTCGAGCAGCATCGTGAAACTGAAGCAACAGTTGGCCGGTAGTCCGGTGATGTTGAGACGAAAACGGAGCAAGGAATACGAATATAGAGGTTCGAAGACACTGCCGAGAGGGCTTGGTTCCGGAGGTGGTTTCTTATCGAGTTCAATGTCTGGGTCGCAGAGCTCCGGTGAAAATTGCGACGTTTACGGACTCTACGGTGAATTGATGTACGTGAAGGATTACGAGAACGAGAACAGTTCAGGCATAGATCCAATTTACGAGTCGTTGAGGAGAAGCGACCCGGAACTGGCAGCCATACCAAATAAAGTTAGTACCTTAGACCGTAGACTGAAGATGAAAATCACCAGACCTAGGTCCCTGGATCTATCGAATTGGTCGGTTGACTCGCATGCCAGCTCCTTGTACACGTCCTCTGGCTCCGAAGAAAATCTGTCGCTGAAGACTGGAAAATTGTCGCGCAACAGCAGCACCGCCAGTCGAAACGGTCCGTACGATACGACCACAGCCAACAGCAGTATGGTACAATCGGTGACGGAAACGATACCGCCGACAAGCAATATGAAGCCAAACGGGAAGAAGATAAACAAGACCTTGCAGCAAATAGAACAGCCTAAACGAACTGTTCTGACGCTGATGGGCGGCCGGGGTTACATTAATTGGAGACAACTGAACGCGCAATCCGCCACCGATAAGGCCTCGAAGTCGGGTTACACGTTCAAAGATCCCAACAGCAACGACGCCCACATCGTGCTGTGGGAAATGAAATTATGA